The nucleotide sequence TATAAGGGGAACGATAATGCCCAAAAAAAATGCTTTCTACGCGCAGTCCGGCGGCGTCACCGCGGTAATCAATGCGTCGGCCTGTGGATTGATCGAGACCGCGCGCCAGCACAAGGATCGAATCGGCAAGGTGTACGCCGGGCGCGACGGCATTATCGGCGCGCTCACCGAAGACCTGATCGACACCAGCCGGG is from Gammaproteobacteria bacterium and encodes:
- a CDS encoding diphosphate--fructose-6-phosphate 1-phosphotransferase (catalyzes the formation of D-fructose 1,6-bisphosphate from D-fructose 6-phosphate in glycolysis), with translation MPKKNAFYAQSGGVTAVINASACGLIETARQHKDRIGKVYAGRDGIIGALTEDLIDTSR